Within the Candidatus Binataceae bacterium genome, the region CCGTATCCTGCGCAAAGGCGAAATGGTCGGCAGCGGCGACACGGTAGAAATCGGCGAGGCCCCGGAGCTGCCCGCGCTCGCCCCCGACGCTCAAGTAAAAATTGAAATTCTGTTTCGCGATCCCGCGATGCTGGTGGTCAACAAGCCGGCGCCGATGGCGTGTCATCCCCTGCGTCCGGGCGAACGGGGCACGGTGATGAACGGAGTCGTCGCTCAATTTCCGGAAGCTCGCGCGTCGGGCGACGATCCGCGAGAGGGCGGCCTCGTGCATCGTCTCGACAATGGCACTTCGGGCGCACTGATTGTCGCGCTTCAGCGTGACGCGTTCGCGGCGCTCCGCGAAGCGATTCGCGCCGGACGTATCCGCCGCGTTTACCAGTCACTGGTCGCGGGAAATCTTAAAAAATCACTTGAAATTAAAACACCGATCGCGCATGATCCGCGCAACGC harbors:
- a CDS encoding RluA family pseudouridine synthase — translated: MPADAPERLDHYLVRLGWAPSRRAAREMLAGGMVRVNGRILRKGEMVGSGDTVEIGEAPELPALAPDAQVKIEILFRDPAMLVVNKPAPMACHPLRPGERGTVMNGVVAQFPEARASGDDPREGGLVHRLDNGTSGALIVALQRDAFAALREAIRAGRIRRVYQSLVAGNLKKSLEIKTPIAHDPRNARRMLAASSARARPAATEVEPIRRFGNFTLVVARPRTGMRHQIRVHLAEAGHPIAGDTLYGGPPLDALAKGRFWLHLTEIEFRSPISGPARVRSPLPRDLESALREPTRRG